One window from the genome of Candidatus Sulfotelmatobacter sp. encodes:
- a CDS encoding alpha/beta hydrolase yields MSPVASHGTDRHAAGVSAEFIHRFVPGTRDDLTLLLLHGTGGNEDDLLPLGPMLAPGAAVLSPRGRVLEHGMPRFFRRLAEGVFDVPDLIARAGELARFVGEAATRHGFDPGRVVAVGFSNGANIAAGLLLLEPAVLAGAALIRPMVPLRPETPPQLRGRAVLIAAGRRDPTVPRGQTDALAAMLREAGADVEVSWSDAGHELAPGDIRATREWLEKYFPARPV; encoded by the coding sequence ATGAGCCCGGTTGCGTCGCACGGCACCGATCGCCATGCTGCGGGCGTGAGCGCCGAATTCATCCACCGCTTCGTTCCCGGCACGCGCGACGATCTCACGCTGCTGCTGCTCCACGGCACCGGCGGCAACGAGGACGATCTGCTGCCGCTGGGCCCGATGCTGGCCCCGGGCGCCGCGGTGTTGAGCCCGCGAGGCCGCGTGCTCGAGCACGGCATGCCGCGCTTCTTCCGGCGGCTCGCCGAGGGTGTGTTCGACGTGCCCGACCTGATCGCGCGCGCGGGCGAGCTGGCGCGGTTCGTCGGTGAGGCCGCGACGCGCCACGGCTTCGATCCCGGCCGTGTCGTCGCGGTCGGATTTTCGAATGGGGCCAATATCGCGGCTGGATTGCTCCTGCTCGAGCCCGCCGTTCTCGCCGGCGCGGCCCTGATCCGGCCGATGGTGCCGCTGCGGCCCGAGACGCCGCCACAGTTGCGCGGCCGCGCGGTCTTGATCGCGGCGGGCCGCCGCGATCCCACCGTGCCGCGCGGCCAGACCGACGCGCTGGCGGCGATGCTGCGCGAGGCCGGCGCCGACGTCGAGGTGAGCTGGAGCGATGCCGGCCACGAGCTGGCGCCGGGCGACATCCGCGCCACGCGCGA